From Eriocheir sinensis breed Jianghai 21 chromosome 16, ASM2467909v1, whole genome shotgun sequence, a single genomic window includes:
- the LOC126999312 gene encoding uncharacterized protein LOC126999312 produces the protein MGEEGVSPRQRLALAKQKIKVWEGKYKATYGCPPDREAMAQAPEDIRHAYKTYRYYRKAVTQPSADKSSARDKELLHTSHDAGETILEKDKEATSTIHDERESSTNDKEVLRYSSSGDVSHHVSVSSTDDLVTSQDGNTHKEGSAGQEVLGVAGGDVCDLDMRLKNDVNGSVVSEIKTQSTNVSEAKTCNATVTTGNTSPTGGTGNTTPATKYANTSSGTWGTHLNKERNSTKKVNKDLSLYTKMAEKLRAKSTIKMRKSLSRVSRPQVNPFSSRSRVSNGSTETSNDSIDGCSNDSSLSKIKASDEETLQDISQVFASESNEVFDESSFGTVDELLPMSESEAMEDSSNKEFNPFREIREQSTSIFDALEAKSLEGLMGPNFVSKPKSVPSSIPDTMESDTFDKAPKYHEITSSQKAPVVQPISVLSTLGQTNTSGLLGIKKRASLNLAWVERYTEAPLEGSVAMEQTVPEENWKMKLIDKEWSEDAQERLQAEEPLVEEQFSDEDMFSMPKTAPKSTKPPKSSSVMNAMKPTRINVSAKNTTSKKPTKRALSNVNLNASKPTKTNAKVPAKTTKRKAPAVRKTMSKTAQKKEDSPLPTPNNTGRVLRTRSTRNTPKPDYAEDTDEEDYNIDTPTHGRQKRRMVDEDDDFDFEDGEQPEEDYITTPINGGQKRRIVEEEEEWQDSGDGAQPEEDYITTPINGGQKRRIVEEEEDYQDFGDEGQLEDRERTSPFAFEEEENIESEPAISEVCMRKRRKVETIEELEEQGKIQSQWPPPKKKRVARKKAPRGRPRKVNKENSPKIKPRKVDKENSPKIKRPVRKRKIIHPREEDDEDELEVEERGLAVDKPAQPSVPSTAYDETDDIESHGKKNTTTKGKYLTGKERLMKKAATGSLNNNFVRINLKKKVYVRGKKTMNGGKYKRQEWKKKQLMKSAEGGDPAAMKNLTCFKCGDFGHWARSCPGKRGDKLTPLEDYDEKESTFLSLEEAASMALGVKNKQSGPVISRLYPKAAETEKGDETTTPASDNNTEAGTGDTIAPELQEAAGDTEEEEIEAACNETQATSTSDTECLPDGENNTTNDPEQDNNSQQAASLAEYDFMDADDDDDMFGNLKEADFQEQEQPGPSSSQETITSTPQFGSSQSYTNPWEERPTVDPLYTLEEDGEVIATTEEVRDTLRMFGYPSFRAGQEDAIMRILSGQSTLLVLSTGSGKSLCYQLPAYLYAKHRSPCITLCVSPLVSLMEDQVLGLPSFLKAVCLHTHQSPTQRSQALMAIHSRAAHILLVSPEAVVASRTGGVLGTLLKELPPVAFACLDEAHCVSEWSHNFRPSYLRVCQVLRERLGVKTILGLTATARHATAHSIARHLLISDFDTGVIRGTSVPDNLQLSVSRDRNREEALVALLQGERFSSCSSIIIYCTRRDECERVSTLIRTQLLDPSKIDVKSNLKRHRGLSFDAEAYHAGLSSHRRHQVQKRFMSGKLRIVVATVAFGMGIDKSDVRGIIHFNMPRNVESYVQEIGRAGRDGEEAHCHLFLDDQDGRDIQELKRHIFANSIDRHTIRKLLNKIFKPCTCAKLKSLSSGSEEKEEEDLTIDIPSSPVHSYASKDTDARNSGTAADPFSVPTSSSCCPRHEVAIPIEAVVEELDLPEENLETLLCYLELHQGNLIHIQSHVYANCTVSCYGGPRQLVAVSRKCPPLAVAIALERQNGKDFTKSNSVSFPVVEVSSRMGWNSKIVKRELKALEWNTQGLSVGGNVKRSGAVVEMTDLSFHLEARGDLSDDERDRVLDAVYRRTKVQELDQLRQLHYTYQLLRSVSHSTILFCCDSVDQERCDRLRTELREYFRSDGALSEVEVEDKGGVKPEVECGIRGSVRSFLSTYSDQQWTGRAVARVFHGIGSPNYPTEVWGRVRRFWRQHLNADFNALVNIATQEILRCK, from the exons ATGGGGGAGGAGGGCGTGTCTCCAAGGCAGCGGCTGGCCCTCGCCAAGCAGAAAATTAAG GTATGGGAAGGCAAATACAAGGCCACCTATGGCTGCCCCCCTGACCGAGAGGCAATGGCCCAGGCCCCTGAGGACATCAGACACGCATACAAGACCTACCGCTACTACAGGAAGGCCGTGACGCAGCCAAGCGCAGACAAGAGCTCGGCAAGGGACAAAGAGTTGCTGCACACCTCCCATGATGCCGGGGAAACAATCTTAGAAAAGGACAAAGAGGCAACAAGCACAATACATGACGAAAGAGAAAGCTCAACAAATGATAAAGAAGTGTTACGTTACTCTAGTTCAGGCGATGTCAGCCACCACGTGTCTGTGTCAAGTACTGATGATCTAGTCACTTCTCAAGATGGTAACACACACAAGGAAGGCAGTGCAGGGCAGGAGGTGCTTGGCGTGGCAGGTGGTGATGTTTGTGACCTTGATATGAGGCTTAAGAATGACGTTAATGGCTCTGTAGTCTCAGAAATCAAGACTCAATCTACCAATGTTAGTGAGGCAAAGACTTGTAATGCCACAGTGACAACAGGTAACACCAGTCCGACAGGCGGGACAGGTAACACAACTCCTGCCACTAAGTATGCTAACACATCTTCTGGCACCTGGGGGACACACCTGAACAAGGAGAGAAATAGTACTAAGAAGGTTAATAAGGACTTGTCACTGTACACCAAGATGGCCGAGAAACTTCGCGCCAAAAGCACCATCAAGATGAGGAAATCCTTGAGTCGAGTGAGCAGGCCGCAGGTGAACCCATTTTCTTCTCGGTCGAGGGTATCAAATGGAAGTACTGAAACGTCCAATGATTCGATTGATGGTTGCAGTAATGACTCAAGCCTCAGTAAGATCAAAGCTAGTGATGAAGAAACCTTACAAGATATTAGTCAAGTTTTCGCCTCTGAAAGTAACGAAGTATTTGACGAAAGTTCTTTTGGCACCGTTGATGAATTACTACCAATGAGTGAATCTGAAGCAATGGAAGACAGTTCTAACAAAGAATTCAACCCATTTAGAGAAATTAGGGAGCAATCAACAAGTATATTTGATGCACTGGAAGCCAAATCTTTAGAGGGTCTAATGGGACCAAACTTTGTCAGCAAACCAAAGTCAGTCCCGAGTAGCATACCCGACACAATGGAATCAGACACCTTTGATAAGGCTCCTAAATACCATGAAATCACAAGCAGCCAGAAAGCACCAGTCGTCCAGCCCATTAGCGTCCTGTCCACCCTGGGCCAGACTAACACCTCTGGCCTGCTGGGTATCAAGAAAAGGGCATCACTTAACCTAGCCTGGGTGGAGCGCTATACAGAAGCGCCACTGGAGGGCAGTGTAGCTATGGAACAAACTGTGCCGGAGGAGAACTGGAAAATGAAGTTGATTGACAAGGAGTGGTCAGAAGATGCTCAGGAGAGACTACAAGCAGAAGAGCCACTGGTAGAAGAGCAGTTCAGTGATGAGgatatgttttctatgcccaAGACTGCACCCAAGTCTACAAAGCCACCCAAGTCTTCTTCAGTGATGAATGCAATGAAACCCACAAGAATAAATGTCTCGGCCAAAAACACCACTTCCAAAAAACCTACAAAACGAGCTTTATCGAATGTAAACTTGAATGCCTCCAAACCTACAAAAACAAACGCCAAGGTGCCAGCCAAAACTACCAAGAGAAAGGCGCCGGCAGTAAGGAAAACCATGAGTAAAACAGctcagaagaaggaagacagtcCCCTCCCAACACCGAACAACACTGGCAGGGTGCTGAGGACAAGAAGCACAAGAAACACCCCCAAACCTGACTACGCTGAGGACACGGATGAGGAAGATTACAACATAGATACACCTACACAtggaagacagaagagaagaatggtggatgaggatgatgacTTTGACTTTGAAGATGGAGAGCAGCCAGAGGAAGATTACATTACCACTCCTATAAATGGAGGGCAGAAGAGAaggatagtggaggaggaggaagagtggcaaGACTCTGGAGATGGAGCACAGCCGGAGGAAGATTACATTACCACACCTATAAATGGAGGGCAGAAGAGAAggatagtggaggaagaggaagactaccAAGACTTTGGAGATGAAGGGCAACTTGAGGACCGGGAAAGAACCAGTCCATTCGCatttgaggaagaagagaacatcGAGTCTGAACCAGCCATCAGTGAGGTctgcatgaggaagaggaggaaggtagagacgATAGAGGAGCTGGAGGAGCAGGGAAAGATTCAGTCCCAGTGGCCGCCTCCCAAGAAGAAGAGAGTAGCAAGGAAGAAAGCACCAAGAGGCAGACCcaggaaagtaaataaagagaacTCACCGAAAATAAAACCcagaaaagtagataaagaaaactCGCCTAAAATTAAGAGACcagttaggaagaggaagataatacatcccagagaggaagatgatgaggatgagttagaggtggaagagagaggactAGCTGTAGATAAACCAGCCCAGCCATCAGTTCCGAGTACGGCTTACGATGAGACGGATGATATTGAGTCACATGGCAAAAAGAACACCACTACGAAGGGAAAATATCTAACAGGGAAGGAGCGCTTGATGAAGAAGGCCGCCACTGGCTCCCTCAACAACAACTTTGTGCGTATCAACCTCAAGAAGAAGGTTTACGTCCGAGGCAAGAAGACCATGAACGGCGGAAAGTACAAGAggcaggaatggaagaaaaagcagCTCATGAAGAGTGCCGAAGGAGGCGACCCCGCTGCGATGAAGAACCTGACCTGCTTCAAGTGTGGGGACTTTGGACACTGGGCTCGGAGCTGTCCAGGGAAGAGAGGTGACAAGCTTACACCTCTTGAAGATTATGACGAGAAAGAATCCACATTCCTCAGCCTGGAAGAAGCTGCCTCAATGGCCTTGGGTGTTAAAAATAAACAATCTGGGCCTGTAATTAGTAGGCTGTATCCTAAAGCTGCAGAAACAGAGAAGGGCGATGAAACCACAACACCCGCTTCTGATAATAATACTGAAGCCGGCACAGGCGACACCATTGCCCCAGAACTACAAGAAGCTGCTGgagacacagaagaagaagaaattgaggcAGCATGTAATGAAACTCAAGCTACCTCTACCAGTGATACAGAATGTTTGCCTGATGGTGAAAACAACACAACCAATGACCCAGAACAAGACAACAATAGTCAACAAGCAGCCAGTTTAGCAGAGTATGACTTCatggatgctgatgatgatgatgacatgtTTGGTAATCTAAAGGAAGCAGATTTCCAGGAGCAGGAGCAGCCAGGACCGAGCAGCTCACAGGAGACCATCACCAGCACACCACAATTTGGCAGCTCACAGTCCTACACCAACCCCTGGGAGGAGAGACCCACTGTGGACCCTCTTTACACcctggaggaggatggggaggtcaTTGCCACCACTGAGGAGGTGCGCGATACCCTCAGGATGTTTGGCTACCCGTCATTTAGAGCAGGGCAAGAGGACGCCATTATGAGGATCTTGTCAGGCCAGTCCACCCTCCTTGTCCTCTCCACAGGGTCAGGGAAGAGCTTGTGTTACCAGCTCCCGGCTTACCTGTACGCTAAACATCGCTCGCCATGCATCACGCTCTGTGTCTCCCCGCTGGTGTCCCTTATGGAGGACCAGGTGTTGGGGCTGCCGAGTTTTTTAAAGGCTGTCTGTCTCCACACCCACCAGAGCCCCACTCAGCGGTCCCAGGCTCTCATGGCCATACACTCCAGAGCTGCTCACATCCTTCTGGTGTCCCCCGAGGCAGTGGTGGCAAGTCGTACTGGTGGAGTCCTCGGCACACTCCTCAAAGAGCTTCCCCCAGTGGCCTTCGCTTGTCTTGACGAGGCTCATTGTGTGTCAGAGTGGTCCCATAACTTCCGACCGTCTTACCTCAGAGTCTGTCAGGTCCTGCGGGAGAGGCTGGGCGTCAAGACCATCCTGGGACTCACCGCCACAGCCCGCCATGCCACAGCACATAGCATAGCACGGCACCTCCTCATCTCTGACTTTGACACGGGGGTGATCCGAGGCACCAGCGTCCCAGACAACCTGCAGCTGTCTGTGTCCCGGGACCGTAACAGAGAGGAGGCGTTGGTGGCGCTGCTGCAAGGGGAACGGTTCTCcagctgctcctccatcatcatctacTGCACAAGGCGGGACGAGTGCGAGCGTGTGTCCACCCTCATCAGGACGCAGCTCCTCGACCCTTCAAAGATTGACGTCAAGAGTAACTTAAAGAGGCATCGTGGCTTATCCTTTGATGCTGAAGCCTACCATGCCGGCCTAAGCTCACACCGCAGGCACCAGGTCCAGAAGAGATTCATGTCTGGCAAGCTGAGGATCGTCGTGGCCACAGTAGCGTTCGGGATGGGCATTGACAAGTCTGACGTGAGGGGCATCATCCACTTCAACATGCCCAGGAATGTGGAGAGCTACGTGCAGGAAATTGGGCGCGCGGGGCGAGACGGCGAGGAGGCACACTGTCACTTGTTCCTGGACGACCAAGACGGGAGAGACATCCAGGAGCTCAAGAGACACATATTTGCTAACTCGATTGACCGACACACCATCAGAAAGCTCCTCAACAAAATATTTAAGCCTTGTACCTGTGCTAAGCTGAAGAGTCTAAGTTCCGgtagtgaggagaaggaggaggaggatttgactATAGATATTCCCTCTTCTCCTGTGCACTCCTATGCGTCCAAGGATACAGATGCTAGGAATTCAGGCACAGCAGCAGACCCCTTCAGCGTACCCACCAGCTCATCATGTTGTCCCAGGCACGAGGTTGCCATACCCATAGAAGCTGTGGTGGAGGAGCTGGACTTACCTGAGGAGAACCTGGAGACACTACTCTGTTACTTGGAGCTCCACCAGGGAAACCTCATCCACATCCAGTCCCACGTGTACGCCAACTGTACCGTGTCCTGCTATGGAGGTCCTCGCCAACTGGTGGCTGTGAGCAGGAAGTGTCCTCCGCTAGCTGTTGCCATTGCCTTAGAGCGCCAGAATGGAAAGGATTTTACAAAGAGTAATAGTGTCTCCTTTCCCGTGGTGGAGGTATCGTCACGTATGGGGTGGAATAGCAAGATTGTGAAGCGCGAGTTGAAGGCGCTTGAGTGGAACACGCAGGGACTGAGTGTCGGAGGGAATGTAAAGCGGTCTGGCGCGGTGGTGGAGATGACCGACTTGTCCTTCCACCTTGAGGCTCGGGGGGATCTGAGTGACGACGAGCGTGACCGAGTGTTGGACGCCGTGTACCGACGGACCAAAGTGCAGGAGCTGGACCAACTCCGCCAGCTGCACTACACCTACCAGCTGCTGCGCTCTGTCTCCCACAGCACCATCCTCTTCTGCTGTGACTCAGTGGACCAGGAGCGCTGCGACAGGCTGCGGACTGAGTTGAGAGAGTACTTCAGGAGTGATGGTGCTCTGtccgaggtggaggtggaggataagGGGGGCGTGAAGCCAGAGGTGGAGTGTGGCATCAGGGGCAGCGTgcgttccttcctctccacctacaGCGACCAGCAGTGGACAGGACGTGCAGTGGCGAGGGTGTTCCATGGCATCGGCTCGCCCAACTACCCGACGGAGGTGTGGGGGCGGGTCAGGAGGTTCTGGCGGCAGCACCTCAACGCAGACTTTAATGCCCTGGTGAACATTGCCACACAGGAGATACTGAGGTGTAAGTAG
- the LOC126999314 gene encoding uncharacterized protein LOC126999314 produces the protein MEGEGDVVALPCGHPYMLDRNDDIASAVICSVCNARYAEEPASDDSLPDLDLQETQLCPVHGDPLRMWCRDCNEPACGLCVFDKHQMPTHMVEPANLYVSDTKNEMLAHLDRLHRRTRRGIARNKKAFHACEIQLLKLFRDDKELLQLDGSLRKIKHLVESATAVRTLSHARKELGWIQAKVWNSPMIRDDDDEEPDDLQGASAMAQRRVEDLDTAVESLGVQVSLENGRRARLEWEEDRLLVCTTSEASAQPKPVLQLLAVESLGSAPFPEVFLELSVGTVPFGIVYIKLWGHLRRAQNFMLLCMGSLGPSFVGSHLLSVNGRGTAGESIGAGMYKNGRGVMSAVPLLTGLEYGGMYQTEVSRGLLVASSGGNPALDSLYSIITGDGAGGGYSPCKFGWVVSGLEYLREAAHHQPIKQVWVSQCGLVLPRHT, from the exons atggaaggggaaggggacgtGGTGGCCCTGCCCTGTGGCCACCCCTACATGCTGGACAGGAATGATGACATTGCCTCGGCTGTCATCTGTTCCGTCTGCAACGCTCGCTACGCTGAGGAACCCGCCAGTGACGACAGCCTCCCCGATCTGGACTTGCAGGAG ACGCAGTTGTGTCCGGTGCATGGCGATCCGCTGCGGATGTGGTGTAGGGACTGCAATGAGCCTGCATGCGGCTTGTGCGTGTTCGACAAACACCAAATGCCTACCCACATGGTGGAGCCCGCCAACTTGTACGTCAGCGACACCAAGAATGAGATGCTCGCCCACCTGGACAGGCTCCACCGCCGGACACGCCGCGGCATCGCCAGAAACAAGAAGGCATTCCACGCATGCGAGATACAGCTTCTGAAGCTCTTCCGTGATGACAAGGAGCTGCTGCAGCTGGACGGCAGCCTCAGGAAGATAAAACACTTGGTGGAGTCCGCCACGGCTGTACGAACACTGTCCCACGCCAGGAAGGAGCTGGGGTGGATACAGGCCAAGGTGTGGAACTCGCCCATGATTagggacgacgacgacgaggagccAGATGACCTGCAGGGAGCCTCCGCCATGGCCCAGCGCCGTGTCGAGGACCTGGACACAGCCGTGGAGTCCCTGGGCGTGCAGGTCAGCTTAGAAAACGGACGGCGTGCCAGGCTGGAGTGGGAGGAGGACAGGCTGCTGGTGTGTACCACGTCAGAGGCCTCCGCCCAACCCAAGCCCGTCCTGCAG ctGTTGGCGGTGGAATCCTTAGGGTCGGCGCCCTTCCCGGAGGTGTTCCTGGAACTGAGTGTGGGGACAGTGCCATTTGGCATCGTCTACATCAAGCTGTGGGGGCACCTGCGTCGGGCACAGAACTTTATGCTCCTGTGTATGGGCAGCCTCGGACCATCCTTCGTTGGCTCCCACTTATTATCTGTCAACGGCAGGGGCACCGCTGGGGAATCTATAGGGGCAGGGATGTACAAAAATGGCAGGGGGGTGATGAGCGCTGTGCCCCTGCTAACTGGCCTGGAGTATGGCGGGATGTACCAGACAGAGGTGTCAAGGGGGCTCTTGGTGGCCAGCTCCGGCGGTAACCCTGCGCTAGACAGTCTGTACTCCATCATAACAGGGGACGGGGCAGGCGGTGGGTACAGCCCGTGCAAGTTCGGGTGGGTGGTGTCCGGCCTTGAGTACCTGAGGGAGGCTGCCCACCACCAGCCCATCAAGCAGGTGTGGGTGAGCCAGTGTGGCCTTGTCCTGCCCCGACACACCTAG
- the LOC126999313 gene encoding nucleolar complex protein 3 homolog, which yields MAKRGSKIAKKAKKKGLSLAKISNIRKYKMAKRGEMTEAQRKRKKQEKKVQKKVTYSEMMSKKKRAKEMKEKYDNEEELYPLTAEITGEDMIKMMDPEDLTYLVEKKGAKRKRKGEEEEEEEGEEDYESQERTFDQMHDGKKVKNLLPIKTDRGIIQRFRAVEDEKEAEEPSEEQETEKGEEDAEEKEEGEEEKEEVPEVKSAVEFLIERQQKLDERKIKIGCLAANFIQHPEERLSGLSSLLHFLEESDPDIALTVRKYAALSLLEVFNKIIPSYPIQQHDINQKLKQETKQVFFYENHLLSGYQIYLKGLEKMLSESSKKTKEPAMQNLGAVAVRCLGELLITHYHFNFTSNIIQALVPLLNHPHDALSDLTASYLTKLFKADKAGYYSFEVVKKIDHFVRRRSFRVRPEVLKVLLGLRLKDATSLDVVIESKLNTKRKLTHTEKLLRKVNEEQKRKKSKKEMKMFRKRRKLEEQMKGIKQERDTQARKKQHTGLIQMVFGLYIHVLKRRPNNKLNGMVLEGLAKFSHLINIEFFADLLNVLGGLMAEGSLKFRESLHCIQVVFTILAGQGEVLTLDPHRFFRYLYANMFNLSAGVNHEDVQSVLESLRQMLVEHKRKANPGRVLAFSKRLATLSLALLHNGTIPALTTLRSIILAHPPVESLMETDCDGTSGVFSAEVEEPEHSNAAASTFWEFHLLARHYHSTVRHLGEHLLAGVPLQGELALPYTLTKRPIEELFVEYNPSEMRFNPRVPPPSQHLTNQLSTKTRRHGKRRTGDQWVTNYMIQQLEVLKTPLTNGHTKGSHGAAPKVNGFMDNVSQPGEFPCPRVEDLDFSSAMLPNMDLEMIKVRERIEDAMSQDFTLSLLRTDSKT from the exons ATGGCG AAACGCGGCAGCAAAATCGCGAAGAAGGCCAAGAAGAAGGGCCTCTCGCTGGCCAAGATCTCCAACATCCGCAAGTACAAGATGGCCAAGAGAGGCGAGATGACTGAGGCgcagcggaagaggaagaagcaggagaagaaggtgCAGAAGAAGGTGACATACTCCGAGATgatgagtaagaagaagagagcgaaggagatgaaagagaaatacGACAACGAGGAGGAGCTGTACCCACTGACGGCGGAGATTACGG gtGAAGACATGATCAAGATGATGGACCCAGAGGACCTCACATACCTAGTGGAAAA GAAGGGTGCCAAGAGGAAAcgcaaaggagaagaggaggaggaagaagagggggaggaggactatGAGAGCCAGGAGCGAACCTTTGACCAGATGCACGACGGCAAGAAAGTGAAGAACCTGCTGCCCATCAAGACAGACCGAGGCATCATCCAGAGGTTCAGGGCAGTGGAAG atgaaaaggaagctgaagAACCAAGTGAGGaacaagagacagagaaaggtgaggaggatgcagaggaaaaggaagaaggagaggaggagaaggaggaagtaccGGAGGTGAAGTCAGCGGTGGAGTTCTTGATAGAGCGGCAGCAGAAACTggatgagaggaagataaagattggATGTCTCGCTGCTAATTTCATCCAGCATCCAGAGGAGAGG CTGTCCGGGTTGTCCAGCTTGCTACACTTCCTCGAGGAGTCCGACCCAGACATCGCACTGACGGTGAGGAAGTACGCCGCACTGAGTCTGCTGGAAGTCTTCAACAAAATCATTCCCTCCTACCCTATCCAGCAACATGACATCAACCAGAAAT TGAAGCAGGAGACCAAGCAGGTGTTCTTCTACGAGAACCACCTCCTCTCGGGATACCAGATCTACCTGAAGGGCCTGGAGAAGATGCTGAGTGAGTCCTCCAAGAAGACCAAAGAGCCAGCCATGCAG AATCTTGGCGCCGTGGCTGTGCGATGCCTTGGGGAGCTGCTCATCACCCACTACCACTTCAACTTCACCAGCAACATCATCCAGGCCCTCGTGCCCCTCCTCAACCACCCCCATGACGCCCTCTCCGACCTCACCGCCTCCTACCTCACCAAGCTCTTCAAGGCTGATAAGGCTGGCTATTATTCCTTTGAG GTAGTGAAGAAGATTGACCACTTTGTCCGGCGCCGCTCCTTCAGGGTGCGGCCGGAAGTGCTGAAGGTTCTCCTGGGGCTGAGGCTGAAGGATGCCACGAGTCTGGACGTCGTGATTGAGTCAAAGCTGAACACGAAGCGGAAGTTGACCCACACGGAGAAGCTGCTGAGGAAGGTGAACgaggagcagaagaggaagaagtcgaaaaaggagatgaag atGTTCCGcaagaggaggaagctggaggagcagatgaagggcATCAAGCAGGAGAGGGACACGCAGGCACGCAAGAAGCAGCACACCGGCCTCATCCAGATGGTGTTCGGCCTCTACATCCACGTCCTGAAGCGCCGACCCAACAACAAGCTCAACGGAATGGTCTTGGAGGGCCTGGCCAA GTTCTCCCATCTCATCAACATCGAGTTCTTTGCTGACCTGCTCAATGTCCTTGGAGGGCTGATGGCCGAGGGTTCACTCAAGTTCCGCGAGTCGCttcactgcatccaggtggtgttCACGATCCTGGCCGGCCAAGGGGAAGTGCTGACCCTTGACCCACACAGGTTCTTCAGGTACCTGTATGCCAACATGTTCAACCTGAGTGCAG GCGTGAACCATGAGGATGTACAGTCAGTCCTGGAGTCCCTGCGCCAGATGTTGGTGGAGCACAAGCGCAAGGCAAACCCTGGCCGTGTATTGGCCTTCAGCAAGCGCCTGGCCACCCTCAGCCTGGCACTCCTGCACAATGGCACCATCCCGGCCCTCACCACCCTGCGCAGCATCATTCTG gccCACCCACCCGTGGAGTCTCTCATGGAGACAGACTGTGACGGCACGAGTGGAGTCTTCTCGGCGGAGGTGGAGGAACCGGAGCACTCCAATGCAGCCGCCTCCACCTTCTGGGAATTCCACCTCTTGGCT AGGCATTACCACAGCACAGTGAGGCACCTGGGGGAGCATCTGCTGGCTGGTGTACCTCTGCAGGGGGAGCTGGCCCTCCCCTACACCCTGACCAAGAG GCCTATAGAGGAGCTGTTCGTCGAGTACAACCCCTCAGAGATGCGTTTCAACCCCCGTGTGCCGCCACCCAGCCAGCACCTCACCAACCAGCTCAGCACCAAGACCAGAAGacatgggaagaggaggacaggagacCAATGGGTGACAAACTACATGATCCAGCAGTTGGAGGTCCTCAAAACACCACTCACCAACGGCCACACAAAGGGGAGTCACGGAGCTGCCCCCAAAGTCAACGGGTTCATGGACAATGTGAGTCAGCCAGGAGAATTTCCCTGCCCAAGAGTGGAAGACTTGGACTTCTCGAGTGCCATGCTGCCAAACATGGATCTTGAGATGATAAAAGTCCGGGAGAGAATAGAGGATGCCATGAGTCAAGACTTCACACTCAGCCTCTTAAGAACTGATTCGAAGACATAA